One Hermetia illucens chromosome 4, iHerIll2.2.curated.20191125, whole genome shotgun sequence DNA segment encodes these proteins:
- the LOC119655906 gene encoding flotillin-2 isoform X2 yields MGNIHTTGPNEALIVSGGCCGSTKKRTIVGGWAWAWWLVTDVQRLSLEVMTLNPMCEGVETAQGVPLTVTGVAQCKIMKADELLGTASEQFLGKSVKEIKQTILQTLEGHLRAILGTLTVEEVYKDRDQFAALVREVAAPDVGRMGIEILSFTIKDVYDDVQYLASLGKAQTASVKRDADAGVAEANRDAGIREAECEKSAMDVKYSTDTKIEDNARMYKLQKANFDQEINTAKAESQLAYELQAAKIKQRIRNEEIQIDVVERRKQIEIEAQEILRKERELTATVRLPAESESYRVQTIAQGKQAQTIEAARAESEKIKQLGLAEAHAIKLVGKAEAERMKMKATVYKQYGDAAIMNIVLESLPKIAAEIAAPLAKTEEIVLIGGNDTTTADVNRLVGQLPPAINALTGVDLSKVFSKIPGAKA; encoded by the exons GCGGCTGTTGTGGGTCTACGAAAAAACGAACCATTGTTGGTGGTTGGGCATGGGCCTGGTGGCTAGTAACAGATGTACAGCGACTATCCCTTGAAGTGATGACTCTGAATCCCATGTGCGAAGGAGTCGAAACCGCACAAGGTGTTCCATTAACTGTAACTGGGGTAGCACAATGCAAAATCATGAAG GCTGACGAACTTTTGGGTACAGCTAGTGAACAATTCCTAGGGAAAAGCGTGAAAGAGATCAAGCAAACTATCCTGCAAACATTGGAAGGACACCTCCGAGCGATCCTCG GCACTCTAACTGTCGAGGAAGTGTACAAAGATCGAGATCAATTCGCAGCGCTTGTGCGAGAAGTAGCTGCTCCTGACGTTGGCCGAATGGGCATAGAAATCCTTTCTTTCACCATAAAGGACGTTTATGACGATGTTCAATATTTAGCGTCATTGGGCAAAGCTCAGACCGCTAGCGTGAAACGGGACGCCGATGCTGGAGTAGCGGAAGCGAATAG AGATGCTGGCATTCGCGAAGCGGAGTGTGAAAAGAGCGCAATGGACGTGAAATACTCAACAGACACGAAAATTGAAGACAACGCTCGCATGTACAAATTGCAAAAGGCTAATTTCGATCAGGAGATCAATACTGCT AAAGCCGAATCACAACTTGCTTATGAACTTCAAGCGGCGAAAATTAAGCAAAGGATTAGGAACGAAGAAATACAAATCGACGTTGTTGAGAGACGAAAACAAATCGAAATTGAAGCACAAGAAATTCTACGAAAGGAACGTGAGTTAACTGCAACTGTACGTTTACCAGCCGAATCTGAAAGTTATAGAGTTCAAACTATTGCTCAGGGTAAACA AGCGCAAACTATTGAGGCGGCGCGTGCTGAGTCAgaaaaaatcaaacaacttgGTCTAGCGGAGGCTCACGCTATcaaacttgttggtaaagccgAAGCAGAACGCATGAAGATGAAAGCCACTGTTTATAAACAATACGGTGACGCTGCCATCATGAATATCGTGCTAGAATCACTGCCCAAG ATTGCAGCAGAAATTGCAGCGCCGCTTGCGAAAACGGAGGAAATTGTCCTGATCGGGGGCAACGACACTACGACTGCCGATGTTAATCGTTTGGTGGGCCAATTACCGCCCGCTATCAACGCTCTCACCGGTGTCGATTTATCCAAAGTCTTTTCTAAAATTCCCGGTGCCAAAGCATAA
- the LOC119655906 gene encoding flotillin-2 isoform X1, with product MGNIHTTGPNEALIVSGGCCGSTKKRTIVGGWAWAWWLVTDVQRLSLEVMTLNPMCEGVETAQGVPLTVTGVAQCKIMKMMNVYYFHHQADELLGTASEQFLGKSVKEIKQTILQTLEGHLRAILGTLTVEEVYKDRDQFAALVREVAAPDVGRMGIEILSFTIKDVYDDVQYLASLGKAQTASVKRDADAGVAEANRDAGIREAECEKSAMDVKYSTDTKIEDNARMYKLQKANFDQEINTAKAESQLAYELQAAKIKQRIRNEEIQIDVVERRKQIEIEAQEILRKERELTATVRLPAESESYRVQTIAQGKQAQTIEAARAESEKIKQLGLAEAHAIKLVGKAEAERMKMKATVYKQYGDAAIMNIVLESLPKIAAEIAAPLAKTEEIVLIGGNDTTTADVNRLVGQLPPAINALTGVDLSKVFSKIPGAKA from the exons GCGGCTGTTGTGGGTCTACGAAAAAACGAACCATTGTTGGTGGTTGGGCATGGGCCTGGTGGCTAGTAACAGATGTACAGCGACTATCCCTTGAAGTGATGACTCTGAATCCCATGTGCGAAGGAGTCGAAACCGCACAAGGTGTTCCATTAACTGTAACTGGGGTAGCACAATGCAAAATCATGAAG ATGATGAACGTGTATTATTTTCACCATCAGGCTGACGAACTTTTGGGTACAGCTAGTGAACAATTCCTAGGGAAAAGCGTGAAAGAGATCAAGCAAACTATCCTGCAAACATTGGAAGGACACCTCCGAGCGATCCTCG GCACTCTAACTGTCGAGGAAGTGTACAAAGATCGAGATCAATTCGCAGCGCTTGTGCGAGAAGTAGCTGCTCCTGACGTTGGCCGAATGGGCATAGAAATCCTTTCTTTCACCATAAAGGACGTTTATGACGATGTTCAATATTTAGCGTCATTGGGCAAAGCTCAGACCGCTAGCGTGAAACGGGACGCCGATGCTGGAGTAGCGGAAGCGAATAG AGATGCTGGCATTCGCGAAGCGGAGTGTGAAAAGAGCGCAATGGACGTGAAATACTCAACAGACACGAAAATTGAAGACAACGCTCGCATGTACAAATTGCAAAAGGCTAATTTCGATCAGGAGATCAATACTGCT AAAGCCGAATCACAACTTGCTTATGAACTTCAAGCGGCGAAAATTAAGCAAAGGATTAGGAACGAAGAAATACAAATCGACGTTGTTGAGAGACGAAAACAAATCGAAATTGAAGCACAAGAAATTCTACGAAAGGAACGTGAGTTAACTGCAACTGTACGTTTACCAGCCGAATCTGAAAGTTATAGAGTTCAAACTATTGCTCAGGGTAAACA AGCGCAAACTATTGAGGCGGCGCGTGCTGAGTCAgaaaaaatcaaacaacttgGTCTAGCGGAGGCTCACGCTATcaaacttgttggtaaagccgAAGCAGAACGCATGAAGATGAAAGCCACTGTTTATAAACAATACGGTGACGCTGCCATCATGAATATCGTGCTAGAATCACTGCCCAAG ATTGCAGCAGAAATTGCAGCGCCGCTTGCGAAAACGGAGGAAATTGTCCTGATCGGGGGCAACGACACTACGACTGCCGATGTTAATCGTTTGGTGGGCCAATTACCGCCCGCTATCAACGCTCTCACCGGTGTCGATTTATCCAAAGTCTTTTCTAAAATTCCCGGTGCCAAAGCATAA
- the LOC119655906 gene encoding flotillin-2 isoform X4: MNQADELLGTASEQFLGKSVKEIKQTILQTLEGHLRAILGTLTVEEVYKDRDQFAALVREVAAPDVGRMGIEILSFTIKDVYDDVQYLASLGKAQTASVKRDADAGVAEANRDAGIREAECEKSAMDVKYSTDTKIEDNARMYKLQKANFDQEINTAKAESQLAYELQAAKIKQRIRNEEIQIDVVERRKQIEIEAQEILRKERELTATVRLPAESESYRVQTIAQGKQAQTIEAARAESEKIKQLGLAEAHAIKLVGKAEAERMKMKATVYKQYGDAAIMNIVLESLPKIAAEIAAPLAKTEEIVLIGGNDTTTADVNRLVGQLPPAINALTGVDLSKVFSKIPGAKA, encoded by the exons ATGAACCAG GCTGACGAACTTTTGGGTACAGCTAGTGAACAATTCCTAGGGAAAAGCGTGAAAGAGATCAAGCAAACTATCCTGCAAACATTGGAAGGACACCTCCGAGCGATCCTCG GCACTCTAACTGTCGAGGAAGTGTACAAAGATCGAGATCAATTCGCAGCGCTTGTGCGAGAAGTAGCTGCTCCTGACGTTGGCCGAATGGGCATAGAAATCCTTTCTTTCACCATAAAGGACGTTTATGACGATGTTCAATATTTAGCGTCATTGGGCAAAGCTCAGACCGCTAGCGTGAAACGGGACGCCGATGCTGGAGTAGCGGAAGCGAATAG AGATGCTGGCATTCGCGAAGCGGAGTGTGAAAAGAGCGCAATGGACGTGAAATACTCAACAGACACGAAAATTGAAGACAACGCTCGCATGTACAAATTGCAAAAGGCTAATTTCGATCAGGAGATCAATACTGCT AAAGCCGAATCACAACTTGCTTATGAACTTCAAGCGGCGAAAATTAAGCAAAGGATTAGGAACGAAGAAATACAAATCGACGTTGTTGAGAGACGAAAACAAATCGAAATTGAAGCACAAGAAATTCTACGAAAGGAACGTGAGTTAACTGCAACTGTACGTTTACCAGCCGAATCTGAAAGTTATAGAGTTCAAACTATTGCTCAGGGTAAACA AGCGCAAACTATTGAGGCGGCGCGTGCTGAGTCAgaaaaaatcaaacaacttgGTCTAGCGGAGGCTCACGCTATcaaacttgttggtaaagccgAAGCAGAACGCATGAAGATGAAAGCCACTGTTTATAAACAATACGGTGACGCTGCCATCATGAATATCGTGCTAGAATCACTGCCCAAG ATTGCAGCAGAAATTGCAGCGCCGCTTGCGAAAACGGAGGAAATTGTCCTGATCGGGGGCAACGACACTACGACTGCCGATGTTAATCGTTTGGTGGGCCAATTACCGCCCGCTATCAACGCTCTCACCGGTGTCGATTTATCCAAAGTCTTTTCTAAAATTCCCGGTGCCAAAGCATAA
- the LOC119655906 gene encoding flotillin-2 isoform X3, with product MNQMMNVYYFHHQADELLGTASEQFLGKSVKEIKQTILQTLEGHLRAILGTLTVEEVYKDRDQFAALVREVAAPDVGRMGIEILSFTIKDVYDDVQYLASLGKAQTASVKRDADAGVAEANRDAGIREAECEKSAMDVKYSTDTKIEDNARMYKLQKANFDQEINTAKAESQLAYELQAAKIKQRIRNEEIQIDVVERRKQIEIEAQEILRKERELTATVRLPAESESYRVQTIAQGKQAQTIEAARAESEKIKQLGLAEAHAIKLVGKAEAERMKMKATVYKQYGDAAIMNIVLESLPKIAAEIAAPLAKTEEIVLIGGNDTTTADVNRLVGQLPPAINALTGVDLSKVFSKIPGAKA from the exons ATGAACCAG ATGATGAACGTGTATTATTTTCACCATCAGGCTGACGAACTTTTGGGTACAGCTAGTGAACAATTCCTAGGGAAAAGCGTGAAAGAGATCAAGCAAACTATCCTGCAAACATTGGAAGGACACCTCCGAGCGATCCTCG GCACTCTAACTGTCGAGGAAGTGTACAAAGATCGAGATCAATTCGCAGCGCTTGTGCGAGAAGTAGCTGCTCCTGACGTTGGCCGAATGGGCATAGAAATCCTTTCTTTCACCATAAAGGACGTTTATGACGATGTTCAATATTTAGCGTCATTGGGCAAAGCTCAGACCGCTAGCGTGAAACGGGACGCCGATGCTGGAGTAGCGGAAGCGAATAG AGATGCTGGCATTCGCGAAGCGGAGTGTGAAAAGAGCGCAATGGACGTGAAATACTCAACAGACACGAAAATTGAAGACAACGCTCGCATGTACAAATTGCAAAAGGCTAATTTCGATCAGGAGATCAATACTGCT AAAGCCGAATCACAACTTGCTTATGAACTTCAAGCGGCGAAAATTAAGCAAAGGATTAGGAACGAAGAAATACAAATCGACGTTGTTGAGAGACGAAAACAAATCGAAATTGAAGCACAAGAAATTCTACGAAAGGAACGTGAGTTAACTGCAACTGTACGTTTACCAGCCGAATCTGAAAGTTATAGAGTTCAAACTATTGCTCAGGGTAAACA AGCGCAAACTATTGAGGCGGCGCGTGCTGAGTCAgaaaaaatcaaacaacttgGTCTAGCGGAGGCTCACGCTATcaaacttgttggtaaagccgAAGCAGAACGCATGAAGATGAAAGCCACTGTTTATAAACAATACGGTGACGCTGCCATCATGAATATCGTGCTAGAATCACTGCCCAAG ATTGCAGCAGAAATTGCAGCGCCGCTTGCGAAAACGGAGGAAATTGTCCTGATCGGGGGCAACGACACTACGACTGCCGATGTTAATCGTTTGGTGGGCCAATTACCGCCCGCTATCAACGCTCTCACCGGTGTCGATTTATCCAAAGTCTTTTCTAAAATTCCCGGTGCCAAAGCATAA